In one Vibrio rarus genomic region, the following are encoded:
- the yegD gene encoding molecular chaperone: MAIGFDYGTANCSVAHIRDNQAIQIPLANGEKYISSTLCAPTSESVSEYLFRNKNILPITDTGKAILKRAIRTNLEEGIDVLEEEVLFGQPALDLYLQDPKDVYYIKSPKSFLGARGLKDVQLAFFEDLVCAMMENVKSQAEATLQQDLHDTVIGRPVNFLGRGGEESNQQAQDILLRAATRAGFKNVEFQFEPVAAGLDYESSLTQNLNVLVVDIGGGTTDCSMIQMGPSWVGKRDRTQTLLGHTGQMVGGNDLDIHIAFKHFMTEFGKGSRKHSGLEIPISQFWHSILINNVQAQREFYSKENLAFLKQLRREAQQPSKLARMLEVHQGALGYGIVSQAENAKIALSDSPSFEATINLLSEVITIPMRQKEMEQAISVPKEKICKLVLEAVRQSQITPDVVFMTGGSARSRVLREAVENLLPKVPIVSGNYFGSVTSGLARWAQVCFK; this comes from the coding sequence CCTCTGAATCCGTGTCTGAATATCTATTTCGCAATAAAAATATCTTACCGATCACGGATACAGGTAAAGCCATATTAAAACGCGCCATTCGCACCAATCTCGAAGAAGGGATTGATGTACTGGAAGAGGAAGTACTGTTTGGCCAACCCGCTCTGGATTTGTACTTACAAGATCCAAAAGATGTGTACTACATCAAATCCCCTAAATCTTTCCTTGGTGCTCGTGGATTAAAAGATGTGCAACTGGCCTTTTTTGAAGATTTGGTCTGCGCCATGATGGAAAACGTAAAATCCCAAGCAGAAGCCACGTTACAGCAAGATCTCCACGATACGGTTATTGGTCGTCCGGTGAATTTCTTAGGCCGTGGTGGCGAGGAATCCAATCAACAGGCGCAAGATATTTTACTTCGCGCCGCAACGCGAGCAGGCTTTAAAAATGTAGAGTTTCAATTTGAGCCAGTGGCCGCAGGACTCGATTACGAAAGCAGCCTGACACAAAATCTCAACGTATTAGTGGTCGATATTGGTGGGGGAACCACCGACTGTTCCATGATCCAAATGGGGCCGTCTTGGGTAGGGAAAAGGGATAGAACACAGACGTTACTCGGGCACACAGGTCAGATGGTTGGCGGAAATGATCTGGATATACATATTGCTTTTAAACATTTTATGACCGAATTTGGCAAAGGTAGCCGTAAACACTCTGGCCTTGAAATACCCATTAGCCAGTTTTGGCACTCTATTTTGATCAACAATGTACAAGCTCAACGTGAATTTTACAGTAAAGAAAATCTCGCCTTCTTAAAGCAGTTGCGCAGAGAGGCACAGCAACCAAGCAAACTCGCTCGCATGCTTGAGGTTCATCAAGGGGCACTAGGATATGGCATTGTCTCACAAGCAGAAAATGCCAAAATCGCCCTCTCAGACAGCCCCTCTTTTGAGGCGACCATTAATTTACTCAGTGAAGTCATTACCATCCCTATGCGCCAAAAAGAGATGGAACAAGCCATTAGCGTGCCCAAGGAAAAAATCTGCAAATTAGTGCTAGAGGCAGTGCGCCAATCTCAAATTACTCCAGATGTGGTTTTTATGACCGGTGGCTCAGCGCGCTCTCGAGTATTGCGAGAGGCGGTAGAAAACCTATTACCTAAGGTGCCCATCGTCAGCGGTAACTACTTTGGCTCTGTCACCTCTGGCTTAGCTCGTTGGGCGCAGGTCTGCTTTAAATAA